Proteins co-encoded in one Methanosarcinales archaeon Met12 genomic window:
- a CDS encoding Fe(3+) ABC transporter substrate-binding protein, producing the protein MEGSQKILVVVILGLLVGGTAWAMLRPAEVVEKTVEAQIVNIYSARHYGIERAFDQFTEETGIEVRFTHATDPALRARLKAEGRFTPADVFMAIDAGNLWLAAEEGLLQPIESEVLERNIPAHLRDPDGHWFALTMRVRTILYHPDRVDPAELSTYAALADPKWRGRLVLRPATHVYTQSLVASLIAAYGEARAEEIVRGWVANDPILIDSDTRILETLAAGGGDVAITNHYYLGRLLNATPGFPVRVFWAHQGDRGVHANIVGAGVTAHAPNRENAIKLLEWLSSPSGQRAFADGNFEFPVNPAVEPHPLIAGFGAFRVDPISIAEFGRLQPAAVRLLDRAGYR; encoded by the coding sequence ATGGAAGGAAGTCAAAAAATTTTAGTAGTTGTGATATTAGGTTTGTTGGTTGGGGGGACCGCATGGGCTATGCTAAGACCAGCAGAAGTCGTCGAGAAGACCGTGGAAGCTCAAATAGTCAATATCTACTCCGCTCGACACTATGGGATAGAACGCGCGTTTGACCAGTTCACCGAAGAGACCGGTATCGAGGTGCGATTCACTCATGCCACAGATCCTGCGCTTCGAGCGCGTCTAAAGGCTGAAGGGCGTTTTACGCCAGCCGATGTCTTCATGGCGATCGATGCCGGCAATCTCTGGCTGGCAGCTGAGGAAGGTCTTTTGCAGCCCATAGAGAGTGAGGTGCTGGAGCGTAATATCCCCGCCCACCTGCGAGATCCTGATGGCCACTGGTTCGCCCTGACCATGCGGGTACGCACCATCCTGTACCATCCCGACCGTGTCGATCCGGCCGAGCTTTCCACTTATGCGGCACTCGCTGACCCCAAATGGCGCGGACGTTTGGTCCTGAGGCCGGCTACCCATGTCTACACGCAGTCTCTGGTGGCCAGCCTGATCGCCGCCTACGGTGAAGCCCGGGCGGAGGAGATTGTGCGCGGATGGGTTGCTAACGACCCCATCTTAATCGACAGTGACACCCGCATCCTGGAGACCTTAGCCGCCGGTGGGGGCGATGTCGCCATCACCAACCACTACTACCTGGGGCGGCTCCTGAACGCTACTCCCGGGTTTCCGGTCCGCGTCTTCTGGGCACACCAGGGCGACCGGGGCGTTCATGCCAATATCGTCGGGGCCGGGGTCACCGCTCACGCCCCCAACAGGGAGAACGCGATCAAGTTGCTGGAGTGGTTAAGCAGCCCATCAGGGCAGAGGGCGTTTGCCGATGGGAACTTTGAGTTCCCGGTGAACCCTGCGGTGGAACCACATCCCCTCATCGCTGGCTTCGGCGCCTTCAGGGTAGACCCCATTAGCATAGCGGAGTTCGGTCGTCTGCAGCCTGCTGCCGTTCGCCTGCTTGATCGAGCAGGGTACAGGTAA